A genomic segment from Legionella micdadei encodes:
- a CDS encoding amino acid permease, producing the protein MANSKFIGGILLIVGTSIGGGMLALPVSTAEVGFTNSIFFLILCWLIMTVGALLILEVNLRLPAGSNMVSMAKTTLGLPGQVIAWIAYLLLLYTLLAAYISGGSDVLNGLLQKANFNLPSWSTSLTFTLIFSLVVYGGIRSVDYVNRGLMFGKLGVYLLLVVIISPHVQLTSLSGGSVKAVTGSLMVLITSFGFASIVPSLREYFHDDVHSLRKVILLGSLIPLTCYILWDAVIMGVVQREGDNGLIALMSNEHATSGLTNALSTAVNSQWITGFFSFFTSICMVTAFLGVSIGLFDFLADGLALKKTGLQGKSTLALTFLPPLAVVLFNPGIYLHALSYAGICCVVLLLLLPALMAWRARRIDPASSIWVVPGGNLSLTLVILSAIFLLTIAI; encoded by the coding sequence GTGGCTAATTCCAAATTTATTGGTGGTATCCTATTAATTGTCGGCACTTCCATTGGTGGAGGTATGTTAGCCCTACCCGTTTCGACTGCAGAAGTCGGCTTTACCAACTCCATTTTTTTCTTAATTTTATGTTGGCTAATCATGACAGTAGGAGCACTTCTCATTCTTGAGGTGAATCTTCGTTTGCCGGCAGGCAGCAATATGGTTTCCATGGCCAAAACAACGTTGGGCCTCCCAGGGCAGGTTATTGCCTGGATTGCCTATCTTTTACTTCTCTACACATTATTAGCAGCCTATATTTCAGGGGGTTCTGATGTGTTAAATGGGCTATTGCAAAAAGCGAATTTTAATTTACCAAGCTGGTCCACTTCGCTTACCTTCACTTTAATATTTAGTTTAGTTGTTTATGGTGGCATCCGCTCTGTTGATTATGTAAATCGTGGACTTATGTTTGGCAAGTTAGGCGTTTATCTACTTTTAGTAGTCATCATTAGCCCGCATGTGCAATTAACTTCATTGAGCGGGGGCTCAGTAAAAGCTGTTACAGGAAGCCTGATGGTATTAATAACTTCATTTGGTTTCGCATCCATAGTGCCAAGTTTGCGCGAATATTTTCATGATGATGTGCACAGTTTACGGAAGGTTATTCTCCTGGGCTCATTGATTCCCCTCACTTGCTACATTCTGTGGGATGCAGTCATTATGGGAGTTGTTCAGAGAGAAGGCGATAATGGGTTGATCGCGCTCATGTCCAACGAACATGCGACAAGTGGTTTAACCAATGCGCTATCTACCGCTGTCAATAGCCAATGGATAACGGGCTTCTTTAGTTTTTTTACCTCAATATGTATGGTAACCGCTTTTCTAGGCGTTTCAATTGGCTTATTTGATTTTCTCGCCGATGGTCTGGCATTAAAGAAAACCGGACTCCAGGGAAAATCAACTTTAGCACTCACCTTTCTCCCTCCTCTAGCAGTAGTGCTGTTTAACCCTGGGATTTATTTGCATGCCCTAAGCTATGCAGGCATTTGTTGTGTGGTCCTATTGCTCCTCCTACCTGCTTTGATGGCTTGGAGAGCCCGAAGGATTGATCCTGCGAGTAGTATTTGGGTGGTACCAGGCGGTAATTTAAGTCTTACTCTTGTGATCTTGAGCGCGATATTCTTACTTACGATTGCAATATGA
- a CDS encoding amino acid permease gives MKSRFIGGILLIVGTSIGGGMLALPVANAATGFWESSLFLLLCWAVMTLGALFIVETNLFLPPGKHMVSMAAATLGSPGLLAAWLSYLFLLYTLLSAYISGGADVFGNLFSRIGFPVSDWLASTLFTLIFGLVVYGGIRSVDLLNRGLMFGKLGVYFILVILIAPHIQPNYLSGGNYQYITGTVMILITSFGFAIIVPNLRDYFNDDINTLRKVVFIGSLIPLLCYLAWDAVIIGSLPTSGDNGLAALMHNEHTTSALAATLSNTVQNTMITSLFNFFTSICMLTAFLGVSLCLISFLADGLNMVQSGRQGLGLFLLTFLPPLLVVIYYPGAYIHALNYAGIFCVILLLLLPALMSVYGRKKFSPRYTVPGGKISQWLVIIFSILLLANSFWQLIIVDK, from the coding sequence ATGAAATCCAGATTTATTGGCGGTATTCTTCTCATAGTCGGCACATCCATCGGCGGCGGTATGCTCGCCTTGCCAGTAGCTAATGCTGCAACAGGCTTTTGGGAGTCTTCATTATTTCTTCTGCTTTGCTGGGCGGTAATGACGTTGGGAGCTTTATTTATTGTTGAAACAAATCTTTTTTTACCTCCTGGTAAACACATGGTTTCCATGGCTGCAGCTACTCTTGGCTCTCCTGGCCTTCTTGCTGCTTGGCTAAGTTATTTATTTCTACTTTACACTTTACTCTCCGCTTATATCTCAGGAGGAGCAGATGTTTTTGGGAACCTATTTTCCCGGATAGGCTTTCCAGTTAGTGATTGGCTCGCCAGTACATTATTCACGCTCATCTTTGGTTTAGTGGTTTACGGGGGAATCCGTAGCGTTGATCTGTTAAATCGTGGCTTAATGTTTGGAAAACTAGGCGTTTATTTTATTCTCGTTATTCTCATTGCGCCTCATATTCAGCCTAATTATCTCAGTGGCGGTAATTATCAATACATTACCGGAACAGTAATGATTCTAATTACCTCTTTTGGTTTTGCTATTATTGTTCCCAACTTACGTGATTATTTTAACGATGATATTAATACGCTTAGGAAAGTGGTGTTTATTGGTTCACTGATTCCGCTTTTGTGTTACTTAGCTTGGGATGCGGTGATTATTGGTAGCTTACCTACTTCTGGGGACAATGGTCTTGCTGCATTAATGCATAACGAACACACCACTTCCGCTTTAGCAGCAACACTTTCGAACACTGTACAAAACACAATGATAACCTCCTTATTTAACTTTTTTACTTCGATATGCATGCTGACTGCTTTTTTGGGCGTATCACTTTGCCTTATAAGCTTTCTAGCTGATGGCTTAAATATGGTACAAAGCGGGCGACAGGGGTTAGGTTTATTTCTATTAACCTTCTTACCACCGCTTCTCGTTGTTATCTATTACCCTGGAGCATACATTCATGCATTAAATTACGCTGGAATTTTTTGCGTAATCCTACTTCTTTTATTACCTGCCCTGATGTCAGTCTATGGAAGAAAGAAGTTTTCACCTCGTTACACAGTGCCTGGAGGAAAAATCTCGCAATGGCTAGTTATTATATTTTCAATTCTTCTCCTTGCGAATTCATTTTGGCAATTAATTATTGTCGATAAATAA
- the cmpA gene encoding C-OmpA-like family protein CmpA codes for MSHKSSIGRLAFVSLLALAFSGCFHPPYNNFKPYRRVYTTTPPATILGSAAVAVSGGAPVLAGAAIGAAVGASVGLYKDSRPMLIKQLRKLDMQYIEYGDTVTIIVPTDRYYVFNNARLNDLCFAGLNTLIKLIKTFHKCCPIYVAGFTDNVGSRHSKKLMSQARAETMVTFLWANGISARRLIAEGYGDKNPVGDNKLIHGSAYNRRIEIQIFKDCSTPQVEPVPISATK; via the coding sequence ATGTCACACAAGAGCTCGATTGGGCGCTTGGCCTTTGTTAGCCTGTTAGCTTTAGCTTTTAGTGGCTGTTTTCACCCCCCCTATAACAACTTTAAACCTTATCGCCGTGTCTATACTACGACTCCCCCAGCTACGATACTAGGCTCTGCCGCGGTCGCCGTTTCAGGAGGAGCGCCAGTTCTTGCTGGTGCGGCAATTGGTGCAGCTGTAGGTGCTAGTGTTGGCCTTTATAAAGACAGCAGACCCATGCTAATCAAACAGCTACGTAAACTGGATATGCAATACATTGAGTACGGTGATACAGTTACTATTATCGTTCCCACAGATCGCTATTATGTGTTTAACAACGCCCGGTTAAATGATCTTTGCTTTGCCGGCTTAAATACCTTAATTAAATTAATCAAAACATTCCATAAGTGCTGTCCGATTTACGTTGCTGGTTTTACCGATAACGTGGGTTCGCGTCACAGTAAAAAACTCATGTCTCAAGCTCGAGCTGAAACCATGGTAACCTTCCTTTGGGCTAACGGCATTTCTGCACGACGCTTGATTGCTGAAGGATATGGTGATAAAAACCCTGTTGGTGATAATAAGCTCATCCATGGTAGTGCGTATAATCGTCGCATTGAAATTCAGATATTCAAAGATTGTTCAACTCCTCAAGTTGAACCAGTCCCGATAAGCGCAACAAAATAG
- a CDS encoding potassium transporter Kup has product MVKNKKKIPWALSLAALGVVFGDIGTSPLYALRQALGDLPLTEVDILGVLSLIFWSLIVVISIKYLVIVFRADNDGEGGGLALLALLKQKSTKYEHIFYLLAIFSAGLLLGDGMLTPAISVTSAIEGLETISPKFDDFVVPLSCAILIFLFVMQSHGTTKIGSAFGPLLLIWFITIAILGSVEIYKHPVVLKALHPIYAFDYLYNHGLKGYYLLGDVFLVVTGGEALYADIGHFGKNPIRYSWFFVVLPCLLLNYFGQGGHLISHPEAIVNPFYMIAPNWFSIPLLLIATIATVIASQAVITATFSLTKQAILLGLCPRIPVIQTSKEHAGQIYIPQMNFVLFVGTMLIIVTFRNSSNMTHAYGIAVNLVMLLVTTMVTYAARHIWLWSWPKVVIVFTPFLSIDLLFLGANAQKFLTGGWAPVCFALVIGVIMFTWNLGLQYLKNNFYMQKEDISKIVKQLNYKSLRHLRGITAIFLTDTYDPSGGSFLHFLKLSYAVPENILIVSYVVENKPHIDPSKRFEINQIDKRVCKLTLHYGFMDNISVPKALAKAVEYEILPFEFKVESATYFVEIPNVIASKKKRTLMFYWQEKLFAFLMRNYSANLNIEFYKLPYNRTIAIGAYCLM; this is encoded by the coding sequence TTGGTTAAAAATAAGAAAAAAATACCCTGGGCTTTATCTCTAGCTGCTTTAGGCGTGGTTTTTGGAGATATCGGAACAAGTCCACTTTATGCTTTACGTCAGGCTCTTGGTGACTTGCCGCTTACTGAAGTGGATATTCTGGGTGTCTTATCTTTAATTTTTTGGTCATTGATCGTTGTTATTTCCATAAAATACCTCGTTATTGTTTTTCGCGCAGATAATGACGGTGAAGGAGGGGGGTTAGCGTTATTAGCATTACTTAAGCAAAAATCAACGAAATATGAGCATATCTTTTACTTGCTAGCTATTTTTAGCGCTGGATTATTGTTAGGCGATGGCATGTTAACTCCAGCCATTTCAGTCACAAGCGCCATCGAAGGACTAGAAACAATTTCCCCTAAATTCGATGATTTTGTGGTGCCTCTTTCTTGTGCTATCTTGATTTTCTTATTTGTTATGCAATCACACGGGACAACCAAAATTGGTTCTGCATTTGGCCCCTTGTTATTGATTTGGTTTATTACGATCGCCATCTTGGGTTCAGTAGAAATTTATAAGCATCCTGTTGTGTTAAAGGCACTTCATCCTATCTATGCTTTCGATTATTTATACAATCATGGTCTAAAGGGCTATTACTTATTAGGTGATGTTTTCCTAGTGGTAACGGGCGGGGAGGCTCTTTATGCTGATATTGGCCATTTCGGTAAAAACCCTATCCGTTATAGTTGGTTTTTTGTTGTTTTGCCTTGCTTGCTTCTTAATTATTTTGGACAGGGTGGTCATTTAATTAGCCATCCAGAAGCAATAGTCAATCCCTTTTATATGATTGCTCCGAATTGGTTTTCTATTCCCTTGCTGCTTATCGCTACAATTGCTACAGTCATTGCTTCGCAAGCTGTCATTACAGCTACTTTTTCATTAACTAAGCAAGCTATTTTATTGGGTCTTTGCCCGCGGATTCCGGTGATTCAAACATCGAAAGAGCATGCTGGGCAAATCTATATTCCGCAGATGAATTTTGTACTCTTTGTTGGCACTATGCTAATCATTGTTACTTTCAGGAATTCGAGCAACATGACCCATGCCTATGGAATCGCAGTGAACCTAGTCATGTTACTAGTCACTACGATGGTCACTTATGCTGCAAGGCATATTTGGCTTTGGTCTTGGCCAAAAGTCGTTATCGTGTTTACGCCTTTTTTGTCGATTGATCTTCTTTTTTTAGGGGCGAATGCGCAAAAATTTCTGACCGGTGGATGGGCTCCGGTATGTTTTGCCTTAGTTATTGGTGTCATTATGTTCACCTGGAATTTGGGTTTGCAATACTTGAAGAATAATTTCTATATGCAAAAGGAAGATATTAGTAAAATTGTTAAACAGCTTAATTATAAATCACTGAGGCATTTGCGGGGTATCACCGCAATTTTCCTTACCGATACCTATGACCCTAGTGGGGGGAGTTTCCTTCATTTTTTAAAACTGAGCTATGCAGTCCCAGAAAATATTCTAATTGTAAGTTATGTTGTTGAAAATAAACCGCATATCGATCCTTCTAAACGATTTGAAATTAACCAAATCGATAAAAGGGTTTGTAAATTAACCTTACACTATGGTTTTATGGATAATATTTCTGTGCCGAAGGCTTTAGCAAAAGCAGTCGAATATGAAATACTCCCATTTGAGTTTAAAGTTGAGTCGGCTACCTATTTTGTGGAAATTCCTAATGTTATAGCGTCTAAGAAAAAGAGAACATTGATGTTTTATTGGCAAGAGAAGCTATTTGCTTTCTTGATGCGTAATTATTCTGCTAACTTAAATATTGAATTCTATAAATTGCCTTATAACAGGACAATTGCTATAGGAGCTTATTGCTTAATGTAA
- a CDS encoding N-acetylmuramoyl-L-alanine amidase-like domain-containing protein, translating to MRPVYCMHTLKCIVFSSFLVFLSCQSMAAVHPKQQEANQIITELYHSLEHLSNPDMANRLDAISAQFLGKPYILGALGEGMKARFDQEPRYRVDAFDCDTYVTTVLAIALAKDQQGFKQCMSRVRYKDGKVSFITRNHFMSLDWNPNNQQQGFIRDITGTFRDKDNKPVAEIASALIDKPSWYQHFTDKNIHLNPSDENERIKRLAELKERGSKLPKQLAQVPYLPFTALFDAQGNPNLFLFAQIPNASIIEIVRPNWDIREQIGTNLNVSHLGFAFWKQGILYFRQASSKFGHVVEVPLIDYLHEALSSPTIKGINVEVIVPQVPLSDNCNISPRVF from the coding sequence ATGCGCCCAGTCTACTGCATGCATACGTTAAAATGCATTGTTTTTTCATCCTTTCTGGTATTTTTATCCTGCCAATCTATGGCTGCTGTTCATCCAAAACAACAAGAAGCCAACCAAATAATCACCGAACTATATCATAGCCTGGAGCACCTATCGAACCCTGACATGGCAAATCGACTTGATGCCATCAGCGCCCAATTTTTAGGCAAGCCTTATATCCTAGGCGCTCTTGGAGAAGGGATGAAAGCGCGCTTTGATCAGGAACCTCGCTATCGTGTAGACGCGTTTGATTGCGATACCTATGTCACCACTGTGCTTGCTATAGCATTGGCAAAAGATCAGCAGGGATTTAAACAGTGTATGAGTAGAGTTCGCTATAAGGACGGTAAAGTGAGCTTCATAACACGAAATCATTTTATGTCCCTCGATTGGAATCCTAACAATCAACAACAAGGATTTATCAGAGATATTACAGGAACATTCCGAGACAAAGACAATAAACCTGTAGCTGAGATAGCCTCAGCATTAATCGATAAACCATCTTGGTACCAACATTTTACCGATAAAAATATCCACTTAAATCCATCCGATGAAAATGAACGAATCAAACGGTTAGCGGAGCTAAAAGAAAGGGGCTCCAAATTACCGAAACAGTTGGCGCAAGTGCCCTATCTACCATTCACTGCCCTATTTGATGCCCAAGGGAATCCTAATCTGTTTTTGTTTGCACAAATCCCCAATGCATCAATCATAGAAATCGTACGACCTAATTGGGACATACGGGAACAAATTGGTACTAACTTAAATGTTTCTCATTTGGGCTTTGCTTTTTGGAAACAAGGGATCCTTTATTTTAGGCAAGCTTCCTCAAAATTCGGCCATGTCGTGGAGGTTCCTCTCATAGATTACTTGCATGAAGCCTTGAGCAGTCCAACAATTAAGGGCATCAATGTTGAAGTGATTGTTCCACAGGTTCCGTTATCGGATAACTGCAATATTAGTCCTAGGGTTTTTTGA
- a CDS encoding nucleoside recognition domain-containing protein: MLNAIWLGMIFLSLIVGLAQGRLDQVVHAVTDSAKLGFEIALGLTGIMALWLGIMAIASESGLINHLARGLRPILRPLFPDVPADHPAMGAIVLNLAANMLGLANAATPFGLQAMKELQRLNKHAQEATNAMCTFLAINTSSVQLIPATAIAFLAANGSLHPSSVIFSSLIATSISTIVAIVAVKQLAKLPAYRIRGTEVNE, translated from the coding sequence ATGCTAAACGCGATATGGCTAGGAATGATCTTTCTTTCATTGATTGTTGGTTTAGCCCAAGGACGACTTGATCAGGTTGTCCATGCCGTTACTGATTCAGCAAAATTGGGTTTTGAAATTGCATTAGGTTTAACAGGAATCATGGCACTCTGGCTAGGGATCATGGCTATTGCTTCTGAATCGGGATTAATAAATCATCTTGCCAGAGGATTAAGACCAATATTGCGCCCTTTATTCCCCGATGTACCCGCTGATCACCCGGCGATGGGGGCAATTGTGCTCAACCTTGCAGCCAACATGCTTGGTTTGGCAAATGCCGCAACGCCATTTGGATTGCAAGCAATGAAAGAACTCCAACGCCTTAATAAGCATGCGCAGGAGGCAACAAATGCAATGTGTACTTTTTTAGCAATTAATACGTCAAGCGTTCAACTTATCCCTGCGACTGCTATTGCTTTTCTCGCAGCAAACGGCAGCCTACATCCCAGCAGTGTCATTTTTAGCTCCTTAATCGCTACCAGCATTTCAACGATAGTAGCGATAGTTGCTGTTAAACAATTAGCCAAGCTACCCGCCTATCGAATCAGAGGAACTGAGGTCAATGAGTAA
- a CDS encoding spore maturation protein: MSNFADQLSNWIFLAFIVGIPLYGALKKINVFDAFVTGAKQGFETSVSIIPYLIAMLVAIGMLRASGFFELMQTLLSPVLSALGMPSELLPLALIRPFSGSASTGIMAELIHQHGGDSLIGKTAATMMGSTETTFYVIAVYFGAVGIKRTRHAIPAGLLADFAGVVASVVICRYLFA; encoded by the coding sequence ATGAGTAATTTTGCTGATCAATTATCGAACTGGATTTTCCTTGCTTTTATCGTTGGGATTCCTCTTTATGGTGCATTGAAAAAAATTAATGTTTTTGATGCTTTTGTAACAGGGGCAAAACAAGGATTTGAAACGAGCGTGAGTATCATTCCTTACTTAATCGCCATGTTAGTTGCGATTGGCATGTTGCGGGCTTCTGGTTTTTTCGAGCTTATGCAAACATTGTTGTCCCCAGTATTATCTGCTCTAGGAATGCCATCTGAACTATTGCCCCTTGCATTAATAAGACCTTTTTCAGGCAGTGCTTCGACAGGAATTATGGCTGAGTTAATACACCAACACGGTGGTGATTCTTTGATTGGAAAAACTGCCGCCACAATGATGGGGAGTACTGAAACAACCTTTTATGTGATTGCAGTTTATTTTGGTGCGGTTGGAATAAAACGCACCAGGCATGCGATTCCTGCAGGCCTCTTAGCGGACTTTGCGGGAGTTGTGGCAAGTGTGGTTATTTGTCGTTACCTCTTTGCTTAG
- a CDS encoding GNAT family N-acetyltransferase, with protein MVQVRQIVRGDLPRLIPVMKRDWYASFVDFRHEDKSLTKDILLLNDIEQDFNNPQLSFYGLFNENNELIGFAKIKLLAQSAFLSRLFVNEDEAGNGYDRLLLQTCIEAALGAGILSMKVEVEDLNNEAISFYQRFGFTRQPNKVLIPSAGIYLHYNVCMVSMDLRHSLNLIEEDGLDEVLPLSFASSAA; from the coding sequence ATGGTTCAGGTTAGACAAATAGTAAGAGGGGATTTACCTCGCTTAATCCCTGTTATGAAGCGTGATTGGTATGCCAGCTTTGTCGATTTTCGCCATGAGGATAAAAGTTTAACGAAAGATATACTGTTATTAAACGACATTGAGCAAGATTTTAATAATCCGCAACTTAGCTTTTATGGTCTCTTTAATGAAAACAATGAATTAATAGGCTTTGCCAAAATCAAACTCCTCGCTCAGAGCGCCTTTCTTTCCAGGTTATTTGTTAACGAGGATGAGGCTGGCAATGGGTATGACAGGCTTTTATTGCAAACATGTATCGAAGCGGCCCTGGGAGCAGGGATCCTCAGTATGAAAGTAGAGGTAGAAGATCTCAATAATGAAGCTATTTCATTTTATCAACGATTTGGATTTACTCGCCAACCAAATAAAGTTCTTATCCCCTCAGCAGGTATCTATTTACATTATAATGTTTGTATGGTTTCGATGGATCTCCGGCATTCTCTCAATTTGATTGAAGAAGATGGTTTAGACGAAGTATTACCTCTCTCTTTTGCTTCTTCGGCAGCCTGA
- a CDS encoding peptidoglycan DD-metalloendopeptidase family protein — protein MDQRPNVSVKNSTKPSKLLALIALAIAFALPFILVKSFSHKQKANYTHEHPLLPPQALETPPQKLPHLTKREPAPFTKSSKEISQSAVNNKPQAATVSPANTSKSQTTTASAAKTTATKPQPSAITAKPTTSAVQENEIKTIKTRPGDSLASVFNRLGLTSQTLQTIIRENPSTKVLAKLKPNQQLEFLIKNHTLEKMVAPISSTQFVVVTRDGRHYKSKINSYKITTHNHYITATLRGSLYNTAKRHNIPYKLMQQMTEIFAWDINFAKDVRAGDQFTIIYKAHFVEDKPVGVGDIVAVSYKNRGKTFQAVLHTSRGGHSDYYTPQGTSLKNAFNRYPLRFSHISSTFSLSRYHPILRYRRPHKGVDLAAPIGTPILATGDGRIEIIGRQSGYGNMIKIKHNKTYSTIYGHMLKFQKGLSRGTFVKRGQVIGYVGQTGLASGPHCHYEFHINNQPKNPTTVNLPRGNSVPAREMASFKANTNTLLAQLKLYETGRLMNPTKKNAKVG, from the coding sequence ATGGATCAACGACCCAATGTCTCAGTAAAAAATTCAACTAAGCCATCTAAGCTTTTGGCTCTAATTGCATTGGCAATTGCATTCGCCTTACCATTCATTCTAGTTAAATCATTCTCACACAAACAAAAAGCGAACTACACTCACGAACATCCGTTGCTCCCACCCCAAGCCTTGGAAACACCTCCTCAAAAACTGCCACATCTCACTAAGCGGGAGCCCGCTCCTTTTACAAAAAGTTCAAAAGAAATATCCCAAAGCGCTGTTAACAACAAACCTCAAGCGGCTACTGTATCTCCTGCTAATACCTCAAAATCACAAACAACAACCGCATCAGCCGCCAAAACAACGGCCACTAAACCCCAACCGAGCGCAATAACAGCAAAACCAACTACTTCAGCAGTACAAGAGAATGAGATAAAAACAATTAAAACACGTCCAGGGGATTCGCTTGCTTCTGTATTTAATCGTCTGGGGTTAACTTCTCAAACATTGCAAACAATTATACGAGAAAATCCAAGCACTAAAGTTTTAGCGAAATTAAAACCAAACCAGCAACTGGAGTTCTTGATTAAAAATCATACCCTGGAGAAGATGGTTGCCCCTATCTCAAGTACTCAGTTTGTTGTTGTGACCCGTGATGGTCGGCATTACAAAAGTAAAATCAATTCTTACAAAATAACTACTCATAATCATTATATAACTGCAACGCTGCGAGGTTCTTTATATAACACAGCAAAACGCCACAATATTCCTTATAAGTTGATGCAACAAATGACTGAAATCTTTGCCTGGGATATCAACTTTGCTAAAGATGTGCGCGCAGGGGATCAATTCACCATTATTTACAAAGCGCACTTTGTCGAAGACAAGCCAGTAGGAGTAGGCGATATTGTTGCTGTCAGTTATAAAAACCGGGGCAAAACATTTCAGGCTGTTTTGCATACAAGCCGCGGTGGGCACTCTGATTATTATACGCCTCAAGGAACCAGCTTAAAGAACGCCTTCAATCGCTATCCTTTGCGCTTTAGCCATATCAGTTCAACATTTAGCCTCTCCCGCTATCATCCGATCCTCCGTTATAGAAGGCCGCATAAGGGAGTAGATTTAGCTGCACCAATTGGCACCCCCATTTTAGCAACAGGAGATGGCCGCATCGAGATAATTGGCCGACAAAGCGGTTACGGCAATATGATTAAGATTAAACATAATAAGACCTACAGCACCATTTATGGGCATATGCTGAAATTCCAGAAAGGTTTATCCAGAGGCACTTTTGTTAAGCGTGGACAGGTCATTGGTTATGTTGGACAAACGGGCTTGGCTTCTGGACCCCATTGTCACTACGAATTTCATATCAACAATCAACCTAAAAATCCTACCACAGTTAATCTACCAAGAGGCAACTCTGTGCCAGCAAGAGAAATGGCTTCCTTTAAAGCCAATACAAATACATTGTTAGCCCAGTTAAAGTTATATGAAACAGGGCGGTTAATGAATCCCACTAAAAAGAATGCCAAAGTAGGGTAA
- the tyrS gene encoding tyrosine--tRNA ligase yields MIVEESVCNELLRGCEEILPEEGLEKKLSKGLPLIIKAGFDPTAPDLHLGHTVLLNKLRQFQQYGHKVIFLIGDFTAMIGDPTGKNVTRMPLTREEVISNAKTYEEQVFKILDKEKTIVRFNSEWMGGKSAADLIRLAATSTVARMLERDDFNKRYTSGQPIAIHEFLYPLVQGYDSVALKADVELGGTDQKFNLLMGRELQKHYGQEPQVVMMTPLIEGLDGVKKMSKSLNNYVGISESADSMFGKLMSISDELMWRYIDLLSFKSGKEIAVMKKAVSDGFNPRDVKIEFAKEIISRFHSEEQAESAHQAFIERFQKGEIPDDLTEQTVPYDESLTIAQLLKQLNLTKSTSESIRLINQGAVKLDGERIVDTTISLSAEHSYILQVGKRRIAKVRLKKAG; encoded by the coding sequence ATGATAGTTGAAGAGTCAGTATGCAATGAGTTACTTCGGGGGTGCGAAGAAATATTGCCCGAAGAAGGACTAGAAAAAAAATTGTCTAAAGGTCTCCCTTTAATCATCAAAGCAGGATTTGATCCAACAGCCCCTGATCTGCATTTAGGCCACACCGTACTACTCAACAAATTAAGGCAATTTCAGCAATATGGCCATAAAGTGATTTTTCTTATTGGCGATTTTACCGCCATGATTGGTGACCCCACTGGAAAAAATGTGACTCGCATGCCGCTTACTCGGGAAGAAGTCATTTCTAATGCAAAAACCTACGAAGAACAAGTTTTCAAAATACTAGACAAAGAAAAAACCATTGTCCGATTCAACTCAGAATGGATGGGAGGAAAGAGTGCAGCAGATTTAATTCGTTTGGCTGCAACTTCTACAGTAGCGAGAATGTTAGAACGGGATGATTTCAATAAACGTTACACTTCTGGTCAGCCTATTGCTATCCATGAGTTTCTTTATCCTCTTGTACAAGGCTACGATTCTGTGGCGTTAAAAGCGGATGTTGAATTAGGTGGTACGGATCAGAAGTTTAATCTCCTTATGGGACGCGAATTGCAAAAACATTATGGCCAAGAGCCTCAGGTAGTGATGATGACACCTTTGATCGAAGGCTTAGATGGCGTAAAGAAAATGTCGAAATCGCTCAACAACTATGTAGGGATCAGTGAATCTGCCGACTCAATGTTTGGCAAGCTCATGTCGATATCCGATGAATTAATGTGGCGCTACATTGATTTACTAAGTTTCAAATCGGGTAAGGAAATTGCCGTCATGAAAAAGGCTGTGAGCGACGGATTTAATCCCCGCGATGTGAAAATTGAATTTGCCAAGGAGATTATCTCTCGTTTTCATAGTGAGGAGCAGGCGGAGTCAGCACATCAAGCTTTTATCGAGCGTTTTCAAAAAGGCGAAATACCTGATGATTTAACTGAGCAAACAGTTCCCTATGATGAAAGTTTGACTATTGCTCAACTTTTAAAACAGCTGAACTTGACTAAAAGTACATCAGAGTCTATAAGATTAATTAATCAAGGTGCTGTAAAACTCGACGGTGAGCGAATTGTAGATACAACGATTAGCCTTTCCGCCGAGCATTCTTACATCCTCCAAGTTGGAAAACGACGAATAGCCAAGGTGCGCTTGAAAAAAGCAGGCTGA